The genomic region ACCGATGACCATGACGTGCCGGCCGGCCAGCCGCGCGACACCGCCGACGATGGCGGGACAGTCCCCACCGAGCCGGTCGCCGTGCAGCTCGAGAAACCCGTCGAACACCGAGTCGAGGTAGTCAAGTGTGGTCGGTCGGCCCGGGTGGCGGGCCGTGCGCACGGTGTCCCACGCGTCGCGTACCGCAGGGGTCTGGTCGTCGGCCGGCCGCTCCCCGACCGCGCGGTGGCCGTCGGCCACCGCCGGCGGGACGGTCGGGGTCGCCAGGCGCTCGTGGTGTGGCGCCGGCTCCTGACGGGGTACGGGCGGACGCGCCGGACGGCCGGTGCGGGCCGCCGCGAGCAGCGCGGCCAGTCGACCCCGCAGTGATCGGCGCTGCACCACCATGTCCACCTGACCGTGGCGCAGCAGGAAGTCGGCGGTCTGGAAGCCCTCCGGCAACGCCCGGCCGGTGACCTGGCGGATCACCCGTGGCCCGGCGAACCCCATCCGGGCGCCACTCTCGGCGAGCACCAGGTCGGTGTTGGTCGCGAACGACGCCGCCACCCCGCCGTAGGTCGGGTCGGTGAGCACGCTGACGGTGAGCAGACCCGCCTCGCGCAGCGCGGCGATGGCCTGGCTGACGGTTGCCATCTGCATCAGCGACAGGGCGCCCTCCTGCATCCGTGCCCCACCGGACGCGGTGACGAGGATGAGCGGCACACGGTCGTCAAGCGCCCGCTCGGCGGTGCGGGTGATCAGCTCACCCACCGCGCAGCCGAGGCTGCCGCCGAGGAAGCGGAAGTCCATCACGGCCAGGGCGGCCGGCTGTCCGCCGATGGTGGCGGTGGCGCAGAGGACCGCCTCGGCCAGGCCCGTGCTGATCCGCGCGGCGCTGAGCCGGTGCGGGTAGGGCAGGACGTCGACGAAGTCGAGCGGGTCGGCCTCGGGCAACTGGTCGGGCAGGAGGCGCAGGGAGCCCGGGTCCACGAGCTGCCGCAGTCGTTCCGGGGCACCGAGCCGGGTGTGTTCCCCACACTCCGGGCAGACGTCCAGGTTGCGGTGCAGCCGCTTGCGATAGAGCAGGCTCGCACAGCCGGCGCAGCGGGACCAGAGCTGCTCCGCGGGCCCGGCGGCGGCGGTCACGAGCGCCTCCCGGCGTCCGGGGCGTCGAACCGGTAGAAGCAGTGCGCCATCGCGTCGCGGGGCGAGCGCCAGGTCGGCAGGTACGGCGAGACGTACGGCCGCAGCCGGTCGCTGACCCGGACGAACTCGGGGTGACCACGGGCGGCCTCCACCGCCTCCTGGGCCGGCTGCTCGGTGTCGAGCAGGTGCACGTAGAGGTCGTGCAGTCGGTACAGCGAGCGGTGCCGGACGCCGACCAGACGCGGCAGCTCGGTCGCGTCCGACTCGGCGAAGATGTCGGCCACCTGTTCCTCGGCGGTCGGTACGACCTTCGCGACGATAAGCGATCGGTCCATGGCTGGGCCTCCCCCCACGGCGTCCGGGCCGGCCGGTGAACCTCCGGACGCGCTGGACGACTGCGGCCACGATGCGGCAGTAGTCGTCACGGCGGCGTCACCGCGGCAGGCCGACAGGCGACGCTGCACGGTGACGCTGCGTTGACGCAACCTGTGCATCAGCTATGCGTCTCATGTGCACGGCGCGATCGGCGAGAATGACGTTTCAGCACTTCAGAACCGATCTCATGGTTGGCCGCCCCGACAGCCTGCCAACGCCGCCGTTGACTCAACGTGACCATTATTGATAATCTTCACGGTGGACAGCCCGGCCGCTCAGACGGGCGGTGCCGCGCCTTCACAGCCGTGGTCGCATGCCATCGTCGGGGTCGACACGGCAGCCGATCCGGGACACAGCAGACAGTCGGGACGAGCGTTCCGCAGGGGGTGCCGCCGTGGCCGCTGAGCCGTCCGTGCCGACCGCCACAGGTCCCGGCGAGGCCGACCTCGCACTGCACCTGCTCGGCGGCTTCCGGCTCCTGGACGCCACCGCGCACATCGTGGTGCCGCGCGGGCTGCAACGGGTGATCGCGCTGATCGGGCTGCGTCCCGGCGCCACCCGCAGCCAACTGGCCGGGCTGCTCTGGCCCGACGTGTCGGAGGAGCGGGCGCTGTCGTCGCTGCGCACCGCGCTGTGGCGGCTGCGGCAGGACCCGTGCTGCCCGATGGTCGTGGCCGGCGACACGGTCCGACTGGACCCGGCGGTGCGGCTCGACGTGGACGACCTCGTGCAGACGGCCGCCCGCGTCCGCAACGGCGACGACCCGCGCACCACCGCCGGGGCGCTCGCCGCCGGCCGGCACGACCTGCTCCCCGGCTGGTACGACGACTGGGTGCTGCTGGACCGGGAACGGCTGCGACAGTTGCGCCTGCACATGCTGGAGCAGGTGGCCGCACAGCACCTCGCGGCGGGGCGGCACGGCGAGGCCCTCGAAGCCGCGTTGGAGGCGATGGCCGCCGAGCCGCTGCGCGAGACGCCGCACCGGCTGGTGGTACGCATCCACCTCGCCGAGGGCAACGCCTTCGAGGCCGTCCACGCCTTCTACGTCTACCGGGATCTGTTACGCCGGGAGCTACGCCTGGAGCCCAGCCCGGCGATGAGCGCCCTGCTCGACGACACGCTCGCCCCGATCCGGGCGGCCACCCGCGCCGCCACCCCCGGCCAGCAGGCCGCCGCCCGACCGTCACCGGCCGGACGGAACACGTGACGGTGACGTGACACACCCTGCGGCACGGTGTGCGCAACGAGCACGTGACCACCGGCCTCCGGGTCGGGATCGGCCACCGGCGGAAGGGTTCCCATGAGTCGACTACTGATCGTCAGCCGGATCATCCCGGGCGCGGAGGAGCGGGTCGCCCAGATCTTCGCCGAGTCCGACGCCACCGAACTGCCCGGTCTCACAGGCGTCACGCACCGGTCCCTGTACTGCCTGCACGACGTGTACGTGCATCTCATCGAGACCTCGGACGTCAACCCGGGCGCGCTCGCCGCCGCCCGCAACCACCCACTCTTCCAGCAGGTGAACGAGCGGCTCGCCGCCCACACCTCGCCGTACCTGCCGACCTGGCGATCCCCCCGCGACGCCATCGCCGACTGCTTCTACCGCTGGGACGCGGCCGACGCGGCAGCGCCCCACCCGGCCGGCTGACGTGTCCACCGCCCCGCCGCACGTCCTGATCATCGGCGCCGGCACCGGCGGACTGTGCCTCGCGCACGGGCTGCGTCGCGCCGGGATCAGCGTCACCGTCTACGAACGCCACCACCACAGCGCCGAAGGGCTGCTCGGTTACCGGGTGGGCATCGGCCCCACCGGTAGCCGGGCGCTACGCGACTGTCTGCCGCCGAAGCTGTTCGCCACGTTCCTGGCCACCTGCGCCCGACCGCCGAGCTACTTCAACGTCGTCACCCAACGGCTGCGCCAGACCGCCTCGTTCGAGCTGCGGCCGACCACCGACCCGGTGCACACCGAACACTCGGTGGCCCGGATGGTGCTGCGCCAGGTGCTGCTGACCGACCTGGGCGACGTGGTGCGCTTCGACAAGACCTTCGTCCGGTACGAGCAGCACGACGACGGCGCGGTCACCGCGCACTTCGCCGACGGGACCAGCGCCACCGGCGACCTGCTGGTGGCGGCGGACGGCACCCACTCGGCGGTACGCCGCCAGTACCTGCCACACGCGGTCACCCGCGACGCCGGCACCATCAACATCGCCACCCGCATTCCGCTGACCGCGCAGACCCGCGACCTCGTGCCCGAACGGGTCCGCAAGGGCATCTCGCTGATCTTCGGCGCCGGCGGCACCATGGGCGTGCTGCACGTCATGGAGTTCAAGTGGAACGCCGACCGGGCGATCAAGCCGGGGGTCAGCGACGACGACGCCGCCCTCCTGCGCGGCTGGCCCGGCCTGTCGGTGGACACCAGCGCCGACTACATCAACCTCATCATCTGGAGCACGGCCCGCCGTTTCCCGACCGACGTGCTGCAACGCCGAGGAGAGGACCTGATACGCGTCGCCCTGGACCTCACCCCCAACTGGCATCCGCACCTGCGGGAACTGTTACGGATGAGCGATCCGGGCAGCGCCCTGCCGATCAAGGTGAGCACGTCCGAGCCGACGCCGCCCTGGAAGAGCAGTACCGTCACCCTGCTCGGCGACGCCATCCACACCATGACCCCGGGGCGCGGGGTGGGCGCGAACACCGCGCTGCGCGACGCCCGCCTGCTCTGCGAGCACCTCACCCGGGCCGCCGCCGGAGACAAGACCCTGGTGCAGGCGGTGGCTGACTACGAAGCCGCCATGGTGCCGTACGGCTTCGCACGGGTCGCCGAGTCGCTCAACCGCAGCGGCACCAGCGGCGACGACCGGATGTACCGGCCGGTGGTGGGCCGGCTCGCCCTGCTCGGCGCGCGCGGCTACTTCGGAGTGACAAGCCGGGTGCCTCCGCTGCGGCGCCGCTTCGTCGACGACTTCCACACCTACGAGGGCGACCAGGACTGACCGCTCACCACGGACCCGGGCACGGCGACAAGGCGCCGGCCCGGGTCGTTCCGTGTCCGGCATCGAGGAAGGGCGGTACGGAGGTCCGTCGTCGCGTCCTATTCCGGCTCCCAGGCGATCAGCTGGTCGAAGACGCGTCGGTCACCGTCGAGCCGCAGCGAGTCCATCTGGATGCGGCCGTAGCAGAACATGACCAGTTCATTGGCCGTGCCCCGGGCGGAGACGTAGGCCACCTCCGGGCCCACGTCGGCGGCCGGCGTCGAGAGGCGGGCGGTCCGGGCGCCGTCGGCGGAGAACCAGAGCCGCCAGGAACGGCCCTCGGTGGCGTGGTAGTCGACGACCGCGGGCTCGTGCGGCCACGCCGACGTCGTCGCGACGCAGGTGGTCAGGAACTCGTCGACACCGTCGAGGGCCACCTCCTCCGGCAGCGGCTGCGGGGCGCCCACGGTGACCTGTGCGTCATAGGTGTGCACCGCGACCTGCTGGAGCTGGTGCCGGGCGACGGCACCTGTCGTCTGCGGCGACTGCGAGTCACCCCACCACGTCCAGCAACCACGATCCGGGCCGGCCTGCCGCAGCGCGTCCCGCAGTTCCCCGGTCGACGCGGCGAACCAGGACAGCAGGGCCTCGCGCTCCCGGGGCACCACCGGGGCGGACAACGCCGGCGGAGCATCGGCGGGCCCCGCCGCCACGATGGCGGCCCACCTGTGACGCCCCTCGCCCAGGTGCTGCACCAGGTCGAACAACGTCCACTCGGGGCAGGTCGGCACCTGCACGTCGAGGCTGGGCGCCGCGGCGACAGCCGCCCGGAAAGCGGTCGATCGTTCGTCCATCAGCCGCAACAGCTCAGCGAACTCCAGAGTCTCTTCCACCGCGGCTTTGTAGCACCGCCCCTCCGACAACCGACAGCGAATTTACCTGCCCCCGGGCGACGTGCTCGCCGCGGTTGCGACGCTGCGTCACCCGCCGCGCACCCCGCGAGGTGACCGTCCCGACCATGGCACCGATGACCGGTCCTCTCTGTCGTCGGCAAAGCGCGTGTGCGAAGCTGCGGCGAGTTTTTCTCGTGACTTTTTCGACGAGCAGAGAGGGAGGTTCGCCGTGGAGTGGTCTATCGGACACTCGCTGATAGTGGTGCTGGCGTTGTTGCTGGGCCTGGCCGCCGGATGGTTGCTGCGCGGCCGGCAGGACGCACGGGCCAGCGGGCCGGGCCGGTCCATCGTGGATGGTGACCCGGTCGCCGGCCTGGCCGTGATCGACGCTCCGGTGCCGCCTGCCGCCACCGACGAGTCCGCCCCGGTGGCGTCCGTGGACGCTCCCCCGGCCGCGGTCGCCGACGAGCCGACCCCGGTGGACACGGTGAGCGCACCGGCCGCCGTGACGACGCCGGACGACTCCGCTGCGGACGCCGTCGACACGAGCGACATGGCCCTCACCGACGCCCCGCCGCCCGCCCCCGCCCCCGAGCGGACCGACGCGGTCGACGACGCGCCCGCGTTCGCGGCCGACCCGGAGCCGGTCGCGGTCGACGAGCAGCCGGCGCCGGTGATCGCCCCGCGCCAGCCGATGGACGACAACACCGACACCGTGCCGTCCGAGGCGCCCCACGCCGAGGCAACCCCGGCCGAGACCACCCCGGCCGAGGCAACCCTGGCCGAGGACACCCCGGCCGAGACCACCCCGGCCACGGCAACGCCGGCCGGGACCGGCCCGACCGAGACCACCGACGCCGAGGCCACCCCGGCCGAGGTCACGCACGCCGAGACCACCGACGCCGAGGTCACCCCGGCCGAGACCCCGCGGGCCGAGGTCACCCCGGCCGAGTTCACCCCGGCCGAGACCCCGCACGCCGACGCTCCGTACACCGAGGTCACCCCGGTCGAGGCGACGCCGACGGTTGCGGCGGGCGCGACCTCGGCGGACGTCGCGGACGCCGAGCCGGTGCGGGCCGCCCCGCCGGTCCGCGTGGCCGACAGCACGCCGACGCAGGCGGACACCGATCCCACCGGCCCGGCGGACGACTTCCGCCGGATCCAGGGGGTCGGGCCGAAGATGGCGGCCGCGTTGCAGGCGGCAGGCGTACGCACCTACGCCCAGCTCGGCGAGCTGGACGAGCCGGCGCTGCGCGACCTGATCCGGGCCGCCGGTCTGCGTGCGGCGCCCGCGTTGGCCACCTGGCCCCAGCAGGCACGGGTGTTGGCCGGCGCCGGTGACCAGGCGACCGCGGTGCTGCCCGGCGGCAGCCAGGGCTGAGTGCCGACAGCGAACCCCCGGGCGCCCGTCTTCCCGACGGTCGGCCCGGGGGTTCCGTCGTTTCGGCGAAGCGATCCGGGCCGGGCGCCGG from Micromonospora lupini harbors:
- a CDS encoding TcmI family type II polyketide cyclase, coding for MDRSLIVAKVVPTAEEQVADIFAESDATELPRLVGVRHRSLYRLHDLYVHLLDTEQPAQEAVEAARGHPEFVRVSDRLRPYVSPYLPTWRSPRDAMAHCFYRFDAPDAGRRS
- a CDS encoding acetyl-CoA carboxylase carboxyltransferase subunit alpha, producing MTAAAGPAEQLWSRCAGCASLLYRKRLHRNLDVCPECGEHTRLGAPERLRQLVDPGSLRLLPDQLPEADPLDFVDVLPYPHRLSAARISTGLAEAVLCATATIGGQPAALAVMDFRFLGGSLGCAVGELITRTAERALDDRVPLILVTASGGARMQEGALSLMQMATVSQAIAALREAGLLTVSVLTDPTYGGVAASFATNTDLVLAESGARMGFAGPRVIRQVTGRALPEGFQTADFLLRHGQVDMVVQRRSLRGRLAALLAAARTGRPARPPVPRQEPAPHHERLATPTVPPAVADGHRAVGERPADDQTPAVRDAWDTVRTARHPGRPTTLDYLDSVFDGFLELHGDRLGGDCPAIVGGVARLAGRHVMVIGHQKGHTTADLVARNFGMASPAGHRKALRLMRLAARLGLPVVTLVDTPGADPGVSAEEQGQAAAIAENILTLTVLPTPVLAVITGEGGSGGALALAVADRVLMLQHAVYSVISPEGCAAILWPDRSAAPQAARALRLTAPDLCRLGVVDEIVPEPATAAHEDPAETARRLRAALLANLLPLLDVPPAMLVRLRRQRFRRFGATRAGVRAGAR
- a CDS encoding AfsR/SARP family transcriptional regulator, coding for MAAEPSVPTATGPGEADLALHLLGGFRLLDATAHIVVPRGLQRVIALIGLRPGATRSQLAGLLWPDVSEERALSSLRTALWRLRQDPCCPMVVAGDTVRLDPAVRLDVDDLVQTAARVRNGDDPRTTAGALAAGRHDLLPGWYDDWVLLDRERLRQLRLHMLEQVAAQHLAAGRHGEALEAALEAMAAEPLRETPHRLVVRIHLAEGNAFEAVHAFYVYRDLLRRELRLEPSPAMSALLDDTLAPIRAATRAATPGQQAAARPSPAGRNT
- a CDS encoding TcmI family type II polyketide cyclase; the encoded protein is MSRLLIVSRIIPGAEERVAQIFAESDATELPGLTGVTHRSLYCLHDVYVHLIETSDVNPGALAAARNHPLFQQVNERLAAHTSPYLPTWRSPRDAIADCFYRWDAADAAAPHPAG
- a CDS encoding maleylpyruvate isomerase family mycothiol-dependent enzyme, with the translated sequence MEETLEFAELLRLMDERSTAFRAAVAAAPSLDVQVPTCPEWTLFDLVQHLGEGRHRWAAIVAAGPADAPPALSAPVVPREREALLSWFAASTGELRDALRQAGPDRGCWTWWGDSQSPQTTGAVARHQLQQVAVHTYDAQVTVGAPQPLPEEVALDGVDEFLTTCVATTSAWPHEPAVVDYHATEGRSWRLWFSADGARTARLSTPAADVGPEVAYVSARGTANELVMFCYGRIQMDSLRLDGDRRVFDQLIAWEPE
- a CDS encoding FAD-dependent oxidoreductase → MSTAPPHVLIIGAGTGGLCLAHGLRRAGISVTVYERHHHSAEGLLGYRVGIGPTGSRALRDCLPPKLFATFLATCARPPSYFNVVTQRLRQTASFELRPTTDPVHTEHSVARMVLRQVLLTDLGDVVRFDKTFVRYEQHDDGAVTAHFADGTSATGDLLVAADGTHSAVRRQYLPHAVTRDAGTINIATRIPLTAQTRDLVPERVRKGISLIFGAGGTMGVLHVMEFKWNADRAIKPGVSDDDAALLRGWPGLSVDTSADYINLIIWSTARRFPTDVLQRRGEDLIRVALDLTPNWHPHLRELLRMSDPGSALPIKVSTSEPTPPWKSSTVTLLGDAIHTMTPGRGVGANTALRDARLLCEHLTRAAAGDKTLVQAVADYEAAMVPYGFARVAESLNRSGTSGDDRMYRPVVGRLALLGARGYFGVTSRVPPLRRRFVDDFHTYEGDQD